Proteins encoded within one genomic window of Pseudorasbora parva isolate DD20220531a chromosome 3, ASM2467924v1, whole genome shotgun sequence:
- the fsta gene encoding follistatin-A isoform X2: MLRMLKRQHLHPGMILLVLWLCYLIEDQKVQAGNCWLQQGKNGRCQVLYMPGMSREECCRSGRLGTSWTEEDVPNSTLFRWMIFNGGAPNCIPCKETCDNVDCGPGKRCKMNRRSKPRCVCAPDCSNITWKGPVCGSDGKTYRDECALLKSKCKGHPDLDVQYQGKCKKTCRDVLCPGSSTCVVDQTNNAYCVTCNRICPEVTSPDQYLCGNDGIVYASACHLRRATCLLGRSIGVAYEGKCIKAKSCDDIQCSVGKKCLWDAKMGRGRCAVCVESCPESRSEEAVCASDNTTYPSECAMKQAACSLGVLLEVKHLGSCNSTMYSPI, translated from the exons ATGCTAAGGATGCTAAAGCGTCAGCACCTCCACCCAGGAATGATTTTATTAGTCTTATGGCTCTGTTATTTGATTGAAGATCAAAAAGTGCAAG CTGGTAACTGCTGGCTACAGCAAGGCAAGAACGGGAGATGTCAGGTCCTCTACATGCCTGGGATGAGTCGAGAGGAATGCTGCCGGAGTGGGAGGCTCGGTACATCTTGGACTGAGGAAGATGTGCCAAACAGCACATTATTCAGGTGGATGATCTTCAATGGCGGTGCTCCAAACTGCATACCTTGTAAAG AGACATGTGATAATGTGGACTGTGGCCCTGGGAAGAGATGTAAAATGAACAGGAGGAGTAAGCCTCGCTGCGTCTGCGCGCCAGACTGCTCCAACATTACCTGGAAGGGGCCGGTGTGTGGCTCAGACGGAAAAACATACAGAGATGAATGTGCCCTTTTGAAATCCAAATGCAAAGGGCACCCAGATCTGGATGTGCAGTATCAAGGCAAATGCAAAA AGACGTGCCGTGACGTTCTGTGCCCGGGAAGTTCGACTTGTGTGGTGGACCAGACAAACAACGCGTACTGTGTCACATGCAACCGCATATGTCCAGAGGTTACGTCTCCGGATCAGTACCTTTGTGGCAACGATGGGATTGTTTACGCCAGCGCGTGCCACTTAAGGAGAGCCACGTGCTTGCTCGGTAGATCCATTGGAGTGGCATACGAAGGGAAATGCATCA AGGCCAAGTCATGCGATGACATCCAGTGCAGTGTAGGGAAGAAGTGTCTATGGGATGCCAAGATGGGTCGAGGGCGCTGTGCAGTTTGTGTGGAGTCATGCCCAGAAAGTCGCTCGGAGGAGGCCGTGTGCGCCAGCGACAACACCACATATCCCAGCGAGTGCGCCATGAAGCAGGCCGCTTGCTCTTTGGGGGTTCTCCTGGAGGTTAAGCATTTAGGATCTTGCAACT CTACCATGTATTCTCCCATATAG
- the fsta gene encoding follistatin-A isoform X1 has translation MLRMLKRQHLHPGMILLVLWLCYLIEDQKVQAGNCWLQQGKNGRCQVLYMPGMSREECCRSGRLGTSWTEEDVPNSTLFRWMIFNGGAPNCIPCKETCDNVDCGPGKRCKMNRRSKPRCVCAPDCSNITWKGPVCGSDGKTYRDECALLKSKCKGHPDLDVQYQGKCKKTCRDVLCPGSSTCVVDQTNNAYCVTCNRICPEVTSPDQYLCGNDGIVYASACHLRRATCLLGRSIGVAYEGKCIKAKSCDDIQCSVGKKCLWDAKMGRGRCAVCVESCPESRSEEAVCASDNTTYPSECAMKQAACSLGVLLEVKHLGSCNSITEDQEEDDDEEDQDYMAYIQLSPVLDG, from the exons ATGCTAAGGATGCTAAAGCGTCAGCACCTCCACCCAGGAATGATTTTATTAGTCTTATGGCTCTGTTATTTGATTGAAGATCAAAAAGTGCAAG CTGGTAACTGCTGGCTACAGCAAGGCAAGAACGGGAGATGTCAGGTCCTCTACATGCCTGGGATGAGTCGAGAGGAATGCTGCCGGAGTGGGAGGCTCGGTACATCTTGGACTGAGGAAGATGTGCCAAACAGCACATTATTCAGGTGGATGATCTTCAATGGCGGTGCTCCAAACTGCATACCTTGTAAAG AGACATGTGATAATGTGGACTGTGGCCCTGGGAAGAGATGTAAAATGAACAGGAGGAGTAAGCCTCGCTGCGTCTGCGCGCCAGACTGCTCCAACATTACCTGGAAGGGGCCGGTGTGTGGCTCAGACGGAAAAACATACAGAGATGAATGTGCCCTTTTGAAATCCAAATGCAAAGGGCACCCAGATCTGGATGTGCAGTATCAAGGCAAATGCAAAA AGACGTGCCGTGACGTTCTGTGCCCGGGAAGTTCGACTTGTGTGGTGGACCAGACAAACAACGCGTACTGTGTCACATGCAACCGCATATGTCCAGAGGTTACGTCTCCGGATCAGTACCTTTGTGGCAACGATGGGATTGTTTACGCCAGCGCGTGCCACTTAAGGAGAGCCACGTGCTTGCTCGGTAGATCCATTGGAGTGGCATACGAAGGGAAATGCATCA AGGCCAAGTCATGCGATGACATCCAGTGCAGTGTAGGGAAGAAGTGTCTATGGGATGCCAAGATGGGTCGAGGGCGCTGTGCAGTTTGTGTGGAGTCATGCCCAGAAAGTCGCTCGGAGGAGGCCGTGTGCGCCAGCGACAACACCACATATCCCAGCGAGTGCGCCATGAAGCAGGCCGCTTGCTCTTTGGGGGTTCTCCTGGAGGTTAAGCATTTAGGATCTTGCAACT CCATTACTGAAGACCAGGAGGAAGATGACGATGAGGAAGACCAGGACTACATGGCTTATATCCAATTATCACCTGTACTGGATGGATAA